Within Mongoliitalea daihaiensis, the genomic segment CCATTTTGAAGTGGGTGCGCATGAACAATCAGGTGGCCATTTTCTGTAAGATGAACATGCTTATTATTAAAGTTATTCCAAAATATCAAACACCATAGACCTAGCATAGCTATGGAAAGAGCTTTCATATGTTGGATTTGTGCAAGCATGGGTAAAAATTAACAGAATTTCGTTAGTGCATCACTATTGCAATAATGATGTAATCTACATGGCTTAAAACTCTGAAATGGAATATCAGGTTTCATAAATGTTAGTTTTTTTTAAAAAAAGTTTTTACTTTTCTACACTAACCATGAATTCCAATCTAATGAAAAAACTAATTTCTCTATTTACGATGCTTTGCTTAGCGATGACTATGGCAGTAGCAGAAGGTTCCAACAATCCTGATTATTTTGTGGGTGAGTGGGATCTCATGATTGAAGGTACACCTCAAGGGGATGTTCGGGTGATTATGGTACTTGAAAAAGTGGAGGGGAAACTTAAAGGCAAGTTTACAGTAGCTGGAACAGATCAAGAAACAACGCTTTCTTCTATTTCCGAAGGAACAGATAGTATTAGTTTTTCTTTCTTTGCAGAAGGATACGATCTGTATATGAGTTTGAATGCCAATGGGGATGATGCAGTTAAGGGCTATTTAGTAGACCAATTCCCTGTTTCTGGAAAGCGCTTGAAATAAGAATATCAAAGGGGGAGATAGTTCCCCCTCATTTTGATTTCAACGGAATAATTTTTGAGATTATGTGATATTTGACACCATTTCTTGAGTTTAAGTTGGGTGAATTTTGTAAAAAATAACAGATTCATGAAAGCGATATTCTCCAGTTTGATACTAACCTTTTTTATCATAGCCTGTAAGCCAACCCCAGTAGATCAACATTTAGAAGAAGTACCCAAAGAAAATTTATTGGAGATTTTATTAGAAGGGAATCAACGTTTTGCAGAGGATCATCCCATACATCCCGATCAAACCTTGACCAGGTTAAGAGATCTTGCAAAAGGCCAGCATCCTGTGGCAGCTATCGTAAGTTGCTCGGACTCCAGAGTTCCACCTGAACTGGTTTTTGATCAAGGCCTAGGGGATTTATTTGTCATCAGAAATGCAGGAAATATAGTTGGAGATTATGAAATTGGGAGTTTGGAATATGCGATAGAGCATTTGGAAGTTCCACTTGTAATTATCTTGGGACATACCAATTGTGGCGCAATTGGAGCATTTGTGGATCATCAGCATGATCATTCGCATCATTATTCAGAGTATATTCAAAAAATTATTGATTTCATAGAATCTGAAGAGGAGGAGCAAGCATTACCCCGTGATATCCCTGATTTTTACGAAAAAGCCATTGAGGCCAATATCTTGCACGGGGTCCATGCATTGAAAAAAGCCCTACCTTCTGTTGACTCGCTGGTTGCCGAGAAAAAGCTTCGCATAGTAGGAGCTATCTATGACATGGAGACAGGAAAGGTCAGGGTATTGGAAGATTAGAAATCTGACCTAGAAAACTTACAACTAAAAAACGCTACCATTTCTTTTCAATCATTGAGAAATAGTAGCGTTTTTTGGTATAAACCTTATGAATTAGCGATCAAACAACGGCGGCCTTTTTTTCTGCCAATCGGTAGCTTCTTGATAGGCTCTCCCAATCATGATAAGCTTTTCTTCATCAAACAAATTCGCTAGGAAGGTGATGGATGTTGGGCTACCATTATCATCAAAGCCATTGGGTAAGCACAAGGCCGGATGACCAGTTAGGTTCGTTACCTGTAATTGATTGCCTCCATAACTTGGCGTTACGATTACATCAAACTCTTTGAAAATTTCATGGACTTCTTCGATTAGAACCGAGCGGAAGCGACTGGCCTGGATATATTCTACTGCTGGAATAAAGCGGGAAGAGCGAAATAGATTTGGCCATGCATTTTTTCGTTGGTTGACGAGCATATCATCGAAATCCAATCGGGTCATGTCATCAAAAGCTGCCGCACCTTCTACATAAAGTGAAATTAGCATGCTTGGTACATGTACAGATGTTTTCAATTCTACCGGATGTAATTCTACTCCGAGTGCTTTCAATTCATCTAAAACTTTTCTATCTCGAATATTCCCAGCTCTTTCCCCTTCAAAATAGCTAGCGAAATAGCCTATTTTCAAGTCTATTAGATTCTTCTTAGCGTCATAATTGAATGCTGCAGGGATGGTGCTTTTATCCTTTGTATCCAAGCCGTGGATGGCAGCTAATACAATCCCATTGTCTAAGGCTGAGCGTGACATAGGGCCGATTTTATCCATACTCCAACTTAAGGCCATGGCCCCATGACGACTTACCCGCCCGAAAGTAGGACGAAGACCGGTAACACCATTTCTCGTGGAGGGTGACACAATACTTCCCAAGGTCTCGGTGCCAATGGCAAAAGGTACTAATCCCGCAGATACGGCCGACCCAGAACCAGCGGAGGAACCACTGGCTCCTTGATTCAAGTTCCAAGGATTTTTGGTTACCCCACCATACCAAATATCGCCCATGGCCAAGGCTCCCAAGGTAAATTTACCTACAAGCACGGCGCCTGCTTCAGTCAGTTTTTCGACCAAGGTGGCTGTTTCGTCGATTTCCTGATCTTTGTAAGGCATGGCGCCCCATGTGGTTTTGGTACCCTTGACAGCCAGCAGATCTTTGATTCCATAGGGAATTCCGTGAAGTGGACCTCTGTATTTTCCTTGGGCCAGTTCAGCATCCATCGCTTTTGCCTGTGTAAGTGCTTCATCTTCCATCAAGGTAATCAAGCACTGTAAAGTATCTCCATACGTTTTGATCCGTTCTATATAGATGTTCGTTAGCCGCACGGAACTGATTTGGTTGTTTTTGATAAGCACGGATAATTCAGCTACGCTCAAGTAGGCGATGTCTTTTTCAGCCTGCGGGAGTTGTACCGAAGCAGGTAGGCCCCAGTTGTATGCTTCCTGTTGTTGATTTGGGATAAACCCATGTGGGAGTGGATTGAATCCTATACTTGGGCTTACACTGTTAGGAAGAGATTGCTTGCGCATTGCTTCAAAGCTTGCACGGTGACCTTGAAGGTTTTGAATCATGCTGTCCCGTTCGGCTGGTGAAAACTCTAATCCTGCCAAGGCTTCAGCACCCATGATGCTTTCATGGTTGATTTCTCCTGTTTGCCTTCCGATGATAAAACCTACGAACAGAAATCCTGCTGCTAAGAGAAAAATTCCAACCGTCGATCGTTTATTAGAATGCTTCATGTAGTTTTGTGTTTGGGTGAAAACCTATTTGACAACCTAAAAGTTATC encodes:
- a CDS encoding carbonic anhydrase; this translates as MKAIFSSLILTFFIIACKPTPVDQHLEEVPKENLLEILLEGNQRFAEDHPIHPDQTLTRLRDLAKGQHPVAAIVSCSDSRVPPELVFDQGLGDLFVIRNAGNIVGDYEIGSLEYAIEHLEVPLVIILGHTNCGAIGAFVDHQHDHSHHYSEYIQKIIDFIESEEEEQALPRDIPDFYEKAIEANILHGVHALKKALPSVDSLVAEKKLRIVGAIYDMETGKVRVLED
- a CDS encoding amidase — protein: MKHSNKRSTVGIFLLAAGFLFVGFIIGRQTGEINHESIMGAEALAGLEFSPAERDSMIQNLQGHRASFEAMRKQSLPNSVSPSIGFNPLPHGFIPNQQQEAYNWGLPASVQLPQAEKDIAYLSVAELSVLIKNNQISSVRLTNIYIERIKTYGDTLQCLITLMEDEALTQAKAMDAELAQGKYRGPLHGIPYGIKDLLAVKGTKTTWGAMPYKDQEIDETATLVEKLTEAGAVLVGKFTLGALAMGDIWYGGVTKNPWNLNQGASGSSAGSGSAVSAGLVPFAIGTETLGSIVSPSTRNGVTGLRPTFGRVSRHGAMALSWSMDKIGPMSRSALDNGIVLAAIHGLDTKDKSTIPAAFNYDAKKNLIDLKIGYFASYFEGERAGNIRDRKVLDELKALGVELHPVELKTSVHVPSMLISLYVEGAAAFDDMTRLDFDDMLVNQRKNAWPNLFRSSRFIPAVEYIQASRFRSVLIEEVHEIFKEFDVIVTPSYGGNQLQVTNLTGHPALCLPNGFDDNGSPTSITFLANLFDEEKLIMIGRAYQEATDWQKKRPPLFDR